The region CCTAAACTCCGCGATCGCCCAGCAGCTGATCACCTTCAACCCGGCGTCCCACGTCGAGTTGGAGTCAGGCAGGCGCCCGAAGCCCCTCCTGTGGACCGATGAACGCGTCCGGCGGTGGCGAGAGACCGGTCAGATCCCCGGCCCGGTCATGGTGTGGACGCCACAGCAGTTCGGCGCCTTCCTCGACGCGGCCGAACGCGACCGGCTTTACGCGATCCTCCACCTCATGGGCACCCGTGGCCTCCGGCGCGGCGAGGCGGTCGGCCAGGACTGGCACGAGATCGACCTCGACGCCGGCCTCATCACGCCCGCCAAGGAGATCGTGGTGGACGGCTGGGACCCCTACGAGTCGGAGCCGAAGACGGACGGCAGCGCGAACACGATCGCGCTCGACAGCACGACCATCTCCGAACTACGCGACCACAAAGCCCGCCAGGACAAGGAGCGCGCGAAGTGGGGCGACGCCTGGCAGGACACAGGCAAGGTCTTCACGAAGGAAGATGGCTCGTGGCTCCACCCCGAGACGGTCTCCGAGACCTTCCGCCGCATCCTCGCAACGACCGACCTGCCGCCCATCACCCTGCGGGACCTACGCCACGTCACCGCGACGCTCGTGCACGGAGGTGGCGGCGACATCCACACGGTGAAGGAGACGCTGCGGCACTCCACCATCACGCTGACCTCGGACACGTACACGAGCTTGCTCCCTGAGCTGGACCGTGAGATCGCCGAGGCCGCAGTAAAGCTCGTACCTCGCGCCCGCGAGCGGAAGATTGAGGGAAAAAATTAGGGCACGGCCTGAGGAGAGCACCGCAAGAATACTGTCGTGGAGAACGAGAGCAATCTGCCCCTCACACTGATCACGATCGACCGTGCGTCGTCGAGCACGGTGGTCTCCCGCCTGGACGGGAACGGGGCATGGCAGATTCCAGCGCCTTCCCTGTTCGAGGACACGAGCGTAGTGGCCAAACTAGAGTTCAGCCCGGCGCTACCAGCACTTCTCGTCACTACCCTGGCAGGGGACCAGATTCTCTTCGAGTTGCCGCTTCGAAGGGCCGCTAATCAGCTCGAAGGACGGCTCGTGGTGTATCTCGACCAGAACCAATGGAGCACTTTGAGCAATTCCTGCCATGACCTGCAGAAGAGTAGCGAGAAAGATCAAGCCGCTGGTCGAAAGCTCAAGGATTGGGTGGAACAACGTCGGATCATCCTGCCAGCCTCTTCCAGCCACTATTTCGAGACCGGCAAGCGGTTCAGTACGGAAAAGCGCTACGCCCTTGGGCTCACGGTCTTGCAGTACAGCCGGGGCTGGCAGATGCGCGACCCCCTGCAGGTCCGGCGAAACGAGCTTCACGATGCCTTCTGCCATCGACTGGGGCGCCCCGGCGAAATACGCTCCGCCCCGATCTTCACCCTCGATCCGGATGCCCTCTTCTCTCCAATTCGATGGACTGACTCCGGGCTGCCTCCGACGTTGCTGAGCCAGTTTGGGTTCCACCTCGACGCGCTTGTCGCTGCCTCTGCTTCCATCGACACCATGCTCGACACCGAACGGATAGGTGAGGGACAAGACACCGGCTGGACGGCGGCAAGTCAGCGGTTCAGCGACTGGCTAGACGAACTGGATCAGGATTCACAGCAAAAGCGGAGGGCTGTCGACATCCACATCATTACGGATCTTCAGCAGGAGTTGGCTGAGGAGGCGGCTACGGCGGGAGTTCCCACAGAGCTATTCGGGCAGTGGGGCTTCAAGGGATGGGTGCGGGCGATCGGCGAGTCCCCCGCCGTTGGCCTCTTCCGGGAAATGCTTCATAGTCGGCACCTCAACAAGGGAACGACGTGGCGACGCAATGATTTGCCGGACATGTTGTACCTGTCCTGCGCAGCCGGATACGCGGACGTCGTCGTCTGTGAGAAGCACATGCGTGACCCATTGCAGCGAGGCTTGAAGCGCATGGGACGGTCGGCACAGGTCTACCGTCGGCTTACCGACGCTGTAGCGGCGATCGAGGAGCTTTTGGAAGTGCCTTCTTCCTCTGTCAGTCCCGCGCAGTAGCTCTGGCGGGGCTCTATCTCCCCGACCTGCGCTAACGGGTGGCTTACACGGTTCTGGTGTGGGACAGACGCGTCGACCGCCACGCCCAGGAAGCTGCCACCGATTGGCGCGGCCGGGCCTCCTCCAACGCACACGGATCTTCATCACCCCGATCTGCGCGCTGACGAGGGCGCTTCGGCCACCAAGGCGACCGCTAGGGTCCCGTCTATCTGTGCCGTGGCCGCCACGCACTGCAGGGTCCTAATCCAGGTTCGGCAGCTCGCCAAATCCGCTGCAGGGGTGAAGGCACCGGTAGCAACAGACGTCTCTGCCCGTCGGGTCCTCGCCCAAGCCGTGCTGGAGAACCTCCTGGCTCAACTCAATCTTGGCGAAGCGGGCCAGGGGGTCTCTGGGCCGGGACACCAAACTCACTTCGTGGAGCTGCAGTTGGGACATAACCGGCCGCGGAAAGGCGGAGACTGTCTCGCCATCGGTGTGTGAACAGCTGAGCCGACCGCAAATGCTGCACGTTCCGTCAGCGTCATGGCACACGGTGATGTCGTATCGGGTATCGAGCAAGTGCGGGCAGGAATCGATGTCCTGCCCGCACAATGAACAATCGCGAGTCGCGGTGAAGCCGGCAGACATGCCCCATCTGCTGTGCATGAGCGTGAGTCGGCATACGTCCCAGTAGGCGTCGTCGGAGTACTCGATGTTGCAGCCGAAGAGTCCACCTACGAGGGCTGCGACGTGGTGAGCGTGTCTGTGAGCGAGTTCGGAAAGCTCGTTGTCCTCAAGGAAGTTGTAGGCGTCAACTGCACGTGCGAGCGAGGTGCGTGCCGCCGCTTCCAGGTCATGCCATGGATCGGTGAGCTGGGGCTTGTCGCGCGGCAGCCGGAGAGAACGCGCCATTGCCAGGTACTGGCGGTGGCCCCGCCGGTCAGAGGTGGACGAACCGATAAGAAGCGGAGAGAGCCGAGTACGCGCCGCAATGTTGGCTCGTAGTTGGCGTCGAGCTTGCGACCACACGTGGATAAGGAAGTCCCGTTGTGCGCTCATCGTCCACAGTCCGCGGCGGTGGATTGGGCTTGATCCGCTTTGACGGACATTCGAGATCAGGGGTTCTGCCCCGGGAGGATGTCCATCATGGAGAGCATGGGGAAGAAGAAGCCTCGCCCTCGCCGTTCGTTCACGCCGGAGTTCAAGGCCGAGATCGTCGAGCTGTGCCGACGCGGTGACCGCTCGGTCGGTCAGATCGCCAAGGACTTCGATCTGACCGAGACCGCGGTGCGGCTGTGGGTCAGCCAGGCCGAGGTCGACGCGGGCGAGCGGGACGGCCTGACCAGCGGTGAACGCGAGGAACTGGCGTCCCTGCGGCGGGAGAACCGCCGGCTGCGCGAGGACGTGGAGGTCCTCAAGCGTGCGACGGCTTTCTTCGCGAAGGAGACCCGGTGACGGTCCACCCGTTCATCGAGGCGGAGAAGCGTGCAGGTCACAGCGTCAAACGGGCGTGTGAACTGCTGAAGGTCTCCCGGACCGCCTTCTATGCCCGCCGCACCGGCACGCCCGGTCCACGCGCGGCCCGTGACGCCGAACTGGCGGCACAGATCACCGATGTCCACACGCGATCGCGGGGAACCTACGGTGCCCCGCGCGTGCACGCCGTGCTCAAGCGGGCGGGTGCCGGGTGCGGGCGGCGCCGCGTCGCCCGGCTGATGCGGGCAGCCGGCCTGCAGGGCGGGCATCGCAGACGGCGGCACCTGACGACGGTCCCCGATCCGCGGGCTGTTCTGCGGCCCGATCTCATCGTCCGCGACTTCCAGCCCGACCCCGACGGGCTGAATACCCGCTGGTGCGGCGACATCACCTATATCGCCACACAGGAGGGCTGGCTCTACCTGGCCACCGTCATCGACATCGCTTCCCGCCGCGTGGTCGGCTGGGCAACGGCTGATCACCTGCGGACCGATCTCGTCGCCGACGCCCTGACGAACGCCTGCCGGCAACGTCGCCCCACCGCTCCGGTGATCTTCCACTCGGATCGCGGCTGTCAATACACCAGTCAGCAACTTGCCGCGCTGGCAGACCAGTTGGGGGTGCGTCTGTCGGTCGGCCGCACCGGGCAGTGCTGGGACAACGCACTCGCCGAGTCGTTCTTCGCCACCATCAAACGCGAGTTGCTCGACACCACCGCCTGGCCCAGCCGGGCCTCCGCCCACACCGCGATCTTCGATTTCATCGAGGGCTGGTACAACTTGCACCGTCTGCACAGCAGCCTCGGCTACCGCAGTCCCGCCGAATACGAGACCGCATCCGCAG is a window of Streptomyces sp. B21-083 DNA encoding:
- a CDS encoding transposase, with amino-acid sequence MESMGKKKPRPRRSFTPEFKAEIVELCRRGDRSVGQIAKDFDLTETAVRLWVSQAEVDAGERDGLTSGEREELASLRRENRRLREDVEVLKRATAFFAKETR
- a CDS encoding IS3 family transposase; the protein is MTVHPFIEAEKRAGHSVKRACELLKVSRTAFYARRTGTPGPRAARDAELAAQITDVHTRSRGTYGAPRVHAVLKRAGAGCGRRRVARLMRAAGLQGGHRRRRHLTTVPDPRAVLRPDLIVRDFQPDPDGLNTRWCGDITYIATQEGWLYLATVIDIASRRVVGWATADHLRTDLVADALTNACRQRRPTAPVIFHSDRGCQYTSQQLAALADQLGVRLSVGRTGQCWDNALAESFFATIKRELLDTTAWPSRASAHTAIFDFIEGWYNLHRLHSSLGYRSPAEYETASAA